One genomic window of Brevundimonas vesicularis includes the following:
- a CDS encoding MarR family winged helix-turn-helix transcriptional regulator produces the protein MTSSQQPIAPDDLAELHVDQQLCLALQTSSSLITRLYRRLLTPLGLTHPQYLVLIALWEFDGPMTMGDLGDRISMETGSLTPLVKRMEAAGLVTRKRDERDERRVWVETTAKGNGLRHDLLRVRREVVHQLPVTSEQIAALRRLLQDMNEALT, from the coding sequence ATGACCTCGTCGCAACAGCCGATCGCACCGGACGATCTTGCCGAACTGCATGTCGATCAGCAGCTCTGCCTGGCCCTGCAAACCAGCAGCAGCCTCATCACGCGGCTTTACCGCAGGCTTCTGACCCCGCTTGGCCTCACCCATCCCCAATATCTGGTTCTCATCGCCCTGTGGGAGTTCGACGGCCCAATGACGATGGGGGATCTCGGCGACCGCATCTCGATGGAAACGGGATCATTAACGCCGCTGGTCAAGCGCATGGAGGCGGCCGGGCTCGTCACGCGCAAACGCGACGAACGCGATGAGCGACGGGTCTGGGTCGAGACGACAGCGAAGGGGAACGGGCTGCGTCACGACCTCCTGCGCGTTCGACGCGAAGTCGTCCACCAACTCCCGGTCACGTCCGAACAGATCGCCGCGCTCAGGCGTCTCCTGCAAGACATGAACGAGGCTTTGACATAG
- the recF gene encoding DNA replication/repair protein RecF (All proteins in this family for which functions are known are DNA-binding proteins that assist the filamentation of RecA onto DNA for the initiation of recombination or recombinational repair.) codes for MITSLTLTDFRSYAGARLEMTSGPVVLHGPNGAGKTNLLEAISLLTPGKGLRGATAAEMGRREPGEATGRAWAVMVELDDETRLGTGVQAAGAARRIVRIDGETAQPGRLLDYLRPVWATPEQDRLFSDARAERLKFFDRLVFAADPDHAASVSAYEKALRERLRLLNDAQDGREADPVWLDALEVRLGEAGARAALARVAALHALQAAIDDRSDRPFPQADLSLDGGAEQMAEAGAEEDEIAAAIREGLAKARARDGAAGRSLFGPHRTDLTALHREKQRPAAEGSSGEQKALVLNLILAQIARLSDHAARPILLLDEAPAHLDEARRTALFDEITALDLQAFMTGTERDLFAGLEGRAQFVRVAGGALETD; via the coding sequence GTGATCACCTCCCTCACACTCACCGACTTCCGCTCTTATGCAGGGGCGCGGCTGGAGATGACCTCCGGGCCTGTCGTGCTGCATGGGCCGAACGGGGCGGGAAAGACCAATCTTCTGGAGGCGATCAGTCTCCTGACCCCCGGCAAGGGGCTGCGGGGCGCCACCGCCGCCGAGATGGGCCGGCGCGAGCCGGGCGAGGCGACAGGACGCGCCTGGGCCGTCATGGTCGAACTGGACGACGAGACGCGGCTGGGCACCGGCGTTCAGGCGGCGGGCGCGGCGCGGCGCATCGTGCGGATCGACGGCGAGACGGCCCAGCCGGGGCGGCTGCTCGATTATCTGCGTCCCGTCTGGGCGACGCCGGAACAGGACCGTCTGTTCTCGGACGCGCGCGCCGAGCGGCTGAAGTTCTTCGACCGGCTGGTCTTCGCCGCCGATCCCGATCACGCTGCGAGCGTCTCCGCCTATGAAAAGGCGCTGCGCGAGCGTCTGCGCCTGCTGAACGACGCCCAGGACGGGCGTGAAGCCGACCCCGTCTGGCTGGACGCCCTGGAGGTTCGGCTGGGCGAGGCCGGCGCCCGCGCCGCCCTGGCCCGCGTCGCCGCCCTGCACGCGCTTCAGGCCGCCATCGACGACCGCAGCGATCGTCCCTTCCCGCAGGCCGACCTGAGCCTGGACGGCGGCGCTGAACAGATGGCCGAAGCGGGCGCCGAGGAGGACGAGATCGCCGCCGCCATCCGCGAGGGCCTGGCCAAGGCCCGCGCCCGCGACGGCGCCGCCGGCCGCTCGCTGTTCGGGCCGCACCGCACCGACCTGACCGCGCTTCACCGCGAGAAACAGCGCCCCGCCGCCGAGGGCTCTTCGGGTGAGCAGAAGGCCCTGGTCCTGAACCTGATTTTGGCTCAGATCGCGCGGCTTTCAGATCATGCTGCGCGCCCGATCCTGCTGCTGGACGAAGCCCCCGCCCACCTCGACGAGGCGCGCCGCACGGCCCTGTTCGACGAGATCACGGCGCTGGATCTTCAGGCCTTCATGACCGGGACCGAACGCGACCTGTTCGCCGGTCTGGAAGGCCGCGCTCAGTTCGTCCGCGTGGCCGGCGGCGCGCTGGAAACCGACTAG
- the dnaN gene encoding DNA polymerase III subunit beta, which produces MQLTIERSALLKALGHVQSVVERRNTIPILSNVLLSAGRDRLAFAATDLDMEMVDEAEAQVQVEGQITAPAHTLYEIVRKLPEGAEVSLLYSGDDPRLVVSAGRSRFNLPVLPAGDFPVMSTDSAGASYVLPKEDLARLIDKTRFAVSTEETRYYLNGLYLHTVAEAGIPLLRAVATDGHRLALAETPAPEGAAGGPGVIVPRKTVDQVRRLLDDAGGPVEVTVSAQKIRFQMGEASLTSKVIDGAFPDYLRVIPRGNDKQADIDNALFAKAVDRVATISAEKSRSVKLAFDNDRVKLTVRNMEAGQAEEEVEIGYSDEPFEIGFNARYLLDVAGQITGENAAFRFADPASPTLVLDPGDPGVQYVLMPLRV; this is translated from the coding sequence ATGCAGCTGACCATCGAACGATCCGCGCTCCTGAAGGCCCTGGGCCACGTGCAGAGCGTCGTCGAACGTCGAAACACCATTCCGATCCTGTCCAACGTCCTGCTGAGCGCGGGCCGCGACCGGCTGGCCTTCGCCGCCACCGATCTGGACATGGAGATGGTGGACGAGGCCGAGGCCCAGGTTCAGGTCGAGGGTCAGATCACGGCCCCCGCCCACACCCTGTACGAAATCGTGCGCAAGCTGCCGGAAGGCGCCGAGGTCTCGCTGCTCTATTCCGGCGACGATCCGCGCCTGGTCGTCTCGGCCGGCCGGTCGCGCTTCAACCTGCCGGTCCTGCCGGCGGGTGACTTCCCCGTCATGTCCACCGACAGCGCCGGCGCCTCCTATGTCCTGCCCAAGGAGGACTTGGCCCGCCTGATCGACAAGACCCGGTTCGCGGTCTCGACCGAGGAAACGCGCTACTATCTGAACGGCCTTTATCTGCACACGGTCGCCGAGGCCGGCATTCCCCTGTTGCGCGCCGTCGCCACCGATGGCCACCGCCTGGCCCTGGCCGAGACCCCGGCGCCAGAGGGTGCGGCCGGCGGCCCTGGCGTGATCGTGCCGCGCAAGACGGTGGATCAGGTCCGTCGCCTGCTGGACGACGCCGGCGGACCCGTAGAGGTCACCGTCTCGGCCCAGAAGATCCGCTTCCAGATGGGCGAGGCGTCCCTGACCTCCAAGGTCATCGACGGCGCCTTCCCCGACTATCTGCGTGTGATCCCGCGCGGCAACGACAAACAGGCCGACATCGACAACGCCCTGTTCGCCAAGGCCGTCGACCGCGTCGCCACCATCTCGGCCGAGAAGAGCCGTTCGGTGAAACTGGCGTTCGACAACGACCGCGTGAAGCTGACCGTGCGCAACATGGAAGCCGGCCAGGCCGAGGAAGAGGTCGAGATCGGCTATTCCGACGAACCGTTCGAGATCGGCTTCAACGCCCGCTATCTGCTGGACGTCGCCGGCCAGATCACCGGCGAAAACGCCGCCTTCCGCTTCGCCGACCCGGCCTCCCCGACCCTGGTGCTCGATCCGGGCGATCCCGGCGTTCAATATGTGCTGATGCCGCTGCGGGTGTAA
- a CDS encoding methyl-accepting chemotaxis protein, whose translation MFGFGSKTRRAQQAVEAEIHSLVAAVDRSQAVIQFDLDGTVREANANFLSVIGYELGEIVGRHHRMFVDPAEAQTPAYAEFWRRLNAGEFVADKFVRYGKGGKRVVIEASYNPILDKDGRPYKVVKFAMDVTAVEQERERRAEIEREAAQVQAAVVAGTAKGLSAMAAGDLSYRIQDEFPGDYAVLRDNFNQAMGALDEAVGVIGTNAGSMQSGAQEISSAAEDLSRRTEQQAASLEETAAALDQITATVRKTAENAQAADGVVTQGRSQAETGGVVVQKAVAAMGEIERSSDQISQIIGVIDEIAFQTNLLALNAGVEAARAGEAGRGFAVVASEVRALAQRSADSAKEIKTLISASSSQVKDGVVLVRQSGEALAGIAGRIEEITTLMSEIRASTQEQAVGLAEVNTAVNQMDQVTQQNAAMVEQSTAASLSLSREAAELAELVGRFETSQVAAKAPTPIRQPAVQQMKARVESFARGHAAPARARMAAGGGQAAIAAVQSDWEEF comes from the coding sequence ATGTTCGGCTTTGGTTCCAAGACACGCAGAGCGCAACAGGCGGTGGAGGCGGAGATCCATAGTCTCGTGGCCGCGGTTGATCGGTCTCAGGCGGTGATCCAGTTCGACCTGGATGGGACGGTGCGCGAGGCGAACGCGAATTTCCTGTCGGTCATTGGCTATGAGCTCGGCGAGATCGTGGGGCGCCATCACCGGATGTTCGTCGATCCGGCTGAGGCGCAGACGCCCGCCTATGCCGAGTTCTGGCGCCGATTGAACGCTGGCGAGTTCGTCGCCGACAAGTTCGTGCGCTACGGCAAGGGCGGCAAGCGCGTCGTGATCGAGGCGAGCTACAATCCGATCCTCGACAAGGACGGCCGCCCCTACAAGGTGGTCAAGTTCGCCATGGACGTGACTGCGGTCGAGCAGGAGCGCGAGCGCCGCGCCGAGATCGAGCGCGAGGCCGCCCAGGTCCAGGCCGCCGTCGTCGCGGGCACGGCCAAGGGCCTGTCGGCGATGGCGGCGGGCGATCTGTCCTATCGCATCCAGGATGAGTTCCCCGGCGACTACGCCGTCCTGCGCGACAACTTCAACCAGGCCATGGGCGCTCTGGACGAGGCGGTCGGGGTGATCGGCACGAACGCCGGGTCGATGCAGTCGGGCGCGCAGGAGATCAGCAGCGCCGCCGAAGATCTGTCGCGCCGCACCGAACAGCAGGCCGCCAGCCTGGAGGAAACCGCCGCCGCGCTGGACCAGATCACCGCGACCGTGCGCAAGACCGCCGAGAACGCCCAGGCGGCGGACGGGGTGGTCACCCAGGGACGCAGCCAGGCCGAGACCGGCGGCGTGGTCGTGCAGAAGGCCGTCGCCGCCATGGGCGAGATCGAACGCTCGTCCGATCAGATCAGCCAGATCATCGGCGTCATCGACGAGATCGCCTTCCAGACCAACCTCCTGGCCCTGAACGCCGGGGTCGAGGCCGCCCGTGCGGGCGAGGCCGGTCGCGGCTTCGCCGTCGTCGCCTCGGAAGTGCGCGCCCTGGCCCAGCGATCGGCGGACTCGGCCAAGGAGATCAAGACGCTGATCTCGGCCAGCTCCAGCCAGGTCAAGGACGGGGTGGTTCTGGTGCGTCAGTCGGGCGAGGCCTTGGCGGGCATTGCGGGGCGGATCGAGGAGATCACCACCCTGATGAGCGAGATCCGCGCCTCGACCCAGGAGCAGGCGGTCGGTCTGGCCGAGGTCAACACGGCGGTGAACCAGATGGATCAGGTCACCCAGCAGAACGCGGCCATGGTCGAACAGTCGACCGCCGCCAGCCTGAGCCTGAGCCGCGAGGCGGCCGAACTGGCCGAACTGGTCGGTCGTTTCGAGACCAGCCAGGTCGCCGCCAAGGCCCCCACGCCGATCCGTCAGCCCGCCGTCCAGCAGATGAAGGCGCGTGTCGAAAGCTTCGCCCGCGGCCACGCCGCCCCCGCCCGCGCCCGCATGGCCGCAGGCGGCGGACAGGCCGCCATCGCCGCCGTCCAATCCGACTGGGAGGAGTTCTGA
- the gyrB gene encoding DNA topoisomerase (ATP-hydrolyzing) subunit B — MTDPIADLPEYGADSIKVLKGLDAVRKRPGMYIGDTDDGSGLHHMVYEVVDNAIDEALAGHADLVQVILNSDGSVTVTDNGRGIPTGIHEGEGVSAAEVIMTQLHAGGKFDQNSYKVSGGLHGVGVSVVNALSDWLELKIYRDGKAHQMRFERGDTVKSLEVTGDAPIREDTGKPLSGTEVTFFPSVTTFSHIDFDLKTLEHRLRELAFLNSGVVIKLADQRHAEPVEMILHYEGGVEAFVRHLDKSKTPILKDVIVIRGKKEGIELDLALWWNDSYHETMLCFTNNIPQRDGGTHLSAFRASLTRVMGGYIESSGVGKKEKVSVTGEDAREGLTCVLSVKVPDPKFSSQTKDKLVSSEVRPAVESLCSEGLATWFEEHPVEAKQIVAKIIEAASAREAARKARDLTRRKSALEISSLPGKLADCQERDPAKSELFIVEGDSAGGSAKQARNRENQAVLPLRGKILNVERARFDRMLSSDLIGTLILALGTGIGRDDFNADKLRYHKIILMADADVDGAHIRTLLLTFFYRQMPELITRGHVYIAQPPLYKVSKGKQSRYLKDQAEMDAYLIEEGSSEAELDLSTGERRLGLDLQSLVREAKAFSASVDRLSQRAPAFAIEQAALAGLFAEHSDMATASAAAAVRLNLYAEEGDGEWTGAPGEQGAVVFTRTRRAVQETIVLEETLIRSLDARRLAERAAAFDGVFVAPATYRRKDKSTTIRGPLDLLTAVLDAGKKGLSIQRYKGLGEMNPEQLWETTLDVNARTLLQVSVEHEEDANDLFAKLMGDVVEPRREFIQDNALDAAVDV, encoded by the coding sequence ATGACCGATCCGATTGCCGACCTGCCCGAATACGGCGCCGATTCCATCAAGGTTCTCAAAGGCCTGGACGCCGTGCGCAAACGCCCCGGCATGTATATCGGCGACACCGACGACGGCTCGGGCCTGCATCACATGGTCTATGAGGTGGTCGATAACGCGATCGACGAGGCCCTGGCCGGCCACGCCGACCTGGTCCAGGTCATCCTGAACAGCGACGGCTCGGTCACCGTGACCGACAACGGCCGCGGCATTCCCACCGGCATCCACGAAGGCGAAGGCGTCTCGGCGGCCGAGGTCATCATGACCCAGCTGCACGCCGGCGGAAAGTTCGACCAGAACTCCTACAAGGTGTCCGGCGGTCTGCACGGCGTGGGCGTGTCCGTGGTCAACGCCCTGTCCGACTGGCTGGAGCTGAAGATCTATCGCGACGGCAAGGCGCACCAGATGCGCTTCGAGCGTGGCGACACGGTCAAGTCGCTTGAAGTCACCGGCGACGCCCCCATTCGCGAGGACACCGGCAAGCCGCTGAGCGGCACCGAGGTCACCTTCTTCCCGTCCGTCACGACCTTCAGCCACATCGACTTTGACCTGAAGACGCTGGAACACCGTCTGCGTGAACTGGCCTTCCTGAACTCAGGCGTGGTCATCAAGCTGGCCGACCAGCGCCACGCCGAGCCGGTCGAGATGATCCTGCACTACGAGGGCGGAGTCGAAGCCTTCGTGCGCCACCTCGACAAGTCCAAGACGCCGATCCTGAAGGACGTCATCGTCATTCGCGGCAAGAAGGAAGGGATCGAACTGGATCTCGCTTTGTGGTGGAACGACAGCTACCACGAGACCATGCTGTGCTTCACCAACAACATCCCGCAGCGGGATGGAGGCACCCACCTGTCGGCCTTCCGCGCCAGCCTGACGCGCGTCATGGGCGGCTATATCGAGAGCTCGGGCGTCGGCAAGAAGGAGAAGGTCTCCGTCACCGGCGAGGACGCGCGCGAGGGTCTGACCTGCGTCCTGTCGGTCAAGGTGCCGGATCCCAAGTTCAGCTCCCAGACCAAGGACAAGCTGGTCTCCTCCGAAGTGCGTCCGGCCGTCGAAAGCCTGTGTTCGGAAGGCCTGGCGACCTGGTTTGAGGAACACCCCGTCGAGGCCAAGCAGATCGTGGCCAAGATCATCGAGGCGGCGTCGGCGCGTGAGGCCGCCCGCAAGGCCCGCGATCTGACGCGGCGCAAGTCCGCGCTGGAAATCTCGAGCCTGCCGGGCAAGCTGGCCGACTGTCAGGAGCGCGATCCCGCCAAGTCCGAACTGTTCATCGTCGAGGGCGATTCCGCCGGCGGCTCGGCCAAACAGGCGCGCAACCGCGAGAACCAGGCCGTCCTGCCCCTGCGCGGCAAGATCCTGAACGTCGAACGCGCGCGCTTTGACCGGATGCTGTCGTCAGACCTGATCGGCACGCTGATCCTGGCGCTCGGCACCGGCATCGGCCGCGACGACTTCAACGCCGACAAGCTGCGCTATCACAAGATCATCCTGATGGCGGACGCCGACGTCGACGGCGCCCACATCCGCACCCTGCTGCTGACCTTCTTCTATCGTCAGATGCCCGAGCTGATCACGCGCGGCCACGTCTATATCGCCCAGCCGCCGCTTTATAAGGTCTCCAAGGGCAAGCAGTCGCGCTACCTGAAGGATCAGGCCGAGATGGACGCCTATCTGATCGAGGAAGGTTCGTCGGAGGCCGAGCTGGACCTGTCCACCGGCGAGCGTCGCCTGGGTCTGGACCTGCAATCCCTGGTGCGCGAGGCCAAGGCCTTCAGCGCCAGCGTCGATCGCCTCAGCCAGCGCGCCCCCGCCTTCGCCATTGAACAGGCGGCGCTCGCCGGACTGTTCGCCGAGCATTCGGACATGGCGACCGCCTCGGCCGCCGCCGCCGTGCGCCTGAACCTCTATGCCGAAGAGGGCGATGGCGAGTGGACGGGCGCGCCGGGCGAACAGGGCGCCGTAGTCTTCACCCGCACCCGTCGCGCGGTGCAGGAAACCATCGTGCTGGAAGAGACCCTGATCCGCTCGCTGGACGCCCGTCGTCTGGCCGAACGCGCAGCCGCTTTCGACGGCGTCTTCGTCGCCCCCGCCACCTACCGCCGCAAGGACAAGTCCACGACCATTCGCGGTCCGCTGGACCTGCTGACCGCCGTGCTGGATGCCGGTAAGAAGGGCCTGTCGATCCAGCGCTACAAGGGCCTGGGCGAAATGAACCCCGAGCAGCTGTGGGAGACGACGCTGGATGTCAACGCCCGCACCTTACTGCAGGTCTCGGTCGAGCACGAGGAAGACGCCAACGACCTGTTCGCCAAGCTGATGGGCGACGTGGTCGAACCCCGGCGCGAGTTCATCCAGGACAACGCCCTGGACGCCGCCGTCGACGTCTGA